Proteins co-encoded in one Candidatus Limnocylindrales bacterium genomic window:
- a CDS encoding PA0069 family radical SAM protein codes for MKGKDSSARGRGAVSNRTGRFESLTVEEFDDGWQRENEERASPRTHVFADTARTIINTNDSPDVPFDRSINPYRGCEHGCIYCFARPTHAYLGLSPGLDFETQIYAKHDAADLLRRQLSAKSYKPRTIVLGANTDPYQPVEGRLELTRSVVSVLSEFSHPVAMITKSALVLRDLDLLGPMAARGLAQVSVSVTTLDADMARTMEPRASTPTRRLEAIRRLSEAGVPVAVLTAPMIPGLTDWEMDRILEAAREAGAVTAGYVLLRLPLEIADLFTEWLEEHHPARARRVLDLMRQAREGKLYRSEWGTRMHGTGPYADMLARRFDAACARLGFSDRGFKLDSTAFRVPLPATAQLALFDP; via the coding sequence GTGAAGGGCAAAGACAGCAGCGCCAGGGGCCGCGGCGCCGTTTCCAACCGGACGGGCCGCTTCGAATCGCTGACCGTCGAGGAGTTTGACGACGGCTGGCAGCGCGAGAACGAGGAGCGGGCCAGCCCGCGCACGCACGTCTTCGCCGACACGGCGCGCACCATCATCAACACGAACGACTCGCCCGACGTCCCCTTCGACCGCTCCATCAATCCGTACCGAGGCTGCGAGCACGGGTGCATCTACTGCTTCGCGCGTCCCACCCATGCCTATCTCGGCCTTTCGCCCGGCCTGGATTTCGAGACGCAGATCTACGCCAAGCACGACGCCGCCGACCTGCTGCGCCGGCAGCTGTCGGCCAAGAGCTACAAGCCGCGCACGATCGTCCTCGGCGCCAACACCGACCCGTATCAGCCCGTTGAAGGACGGCTCGAACTGACGCGCTCGGTGGTGTCGGTGCTGAGCGAGTTCTCGCACCCGGTGGCCATGATCACCAAATCGGCCCTGGTCCTGCGCGATCTGGACCTGCTCGGGCCCATGGCCGCCAGGGGCCTGGCGCAGGTTAGCGTCTCGGTGACCACGCTGGATGCGGACATGGCGCGGACGATGGAGCCGCGAGCCAGCACGCCAACGCGCCGTCTGGAGGCCATTCGCAGGCTTTCGGAGGCCGGCGTGCCGGTGGCGGTGCTGACGGCGCCGATGATTCCGGGACTGACGGATTGGGAGATGGACCGCATCCTGGAAGCCGCGCGCGAAGCCGGTGCGGTCACGGCGGGTTATGTGCTGCTCCGGCTGCCGCTGGAGATCGCCGATCTGTTCACGGAGTGGCTCGAGGAGCATCACCCGGCGCGTGCACGGCGCGTGCTGGACCTGATGCGACAGGCGCGCGAAGGCAAGCTGTACAGAAGTGAATGGGGGACGCGGATGCACGGCACCGGCCCGTACGCGGACATGCTGGCGCGCCGCTTCGATGCGGCCTGTGCGCGGCTCGGCTTCAGCGATCGCGGGTTCAAACTGGACAGCACGGCTTTCCGTGTGCCGCTGCCCGCCACCGCTCAGCTTGCGCTGTTCGATCCGTAG
- a CDS encoding acetyl-CoA acetyltransferase has protein sequence MTKQSSVVLIGVGQCVQREIDPASARNPVDLIREAALAAAADSGVGASLFDKLSLVASVDTFAWQPANASRLIAESVGAHPSREIVSTVGGNTPQAYVNYLSCEIAAGRAGLSMIAGANVVASLMKARAAGVRLDWPKGGEGEPEKFGEETVGSNDLENAHGLYLPVNTYPLFENALRARRGLGIAEHNLRIGEMFARFSEVASKNPYAWFPTARSAQEIATASEANRIVAFPYTKYMNAVMAVDQAAVLLLASTEQARELGVPEEKWVHFWGGGEASEDPWFVSERPRLDACPAMAFAARQAMASAGVSSEDLDAFDLYSCFPVAVELACEALGISEIDPRGLTVTGGLPYFGGPGNNYSTHAIASMVQRLREKPGSKGLVTANGWYLTKHAAGVYASAPRPAADKALDIAATEARHPEGPLPLAAEPNGRGRIDSYTVIYSRTGEPETGVIVGRLDSGERFLAHTPGDAALLEELVTREGVGRRGSVQAGQPVNLFTPE, from the coding sequence ATGACCAAGCAATCCAGCGTCGTCTTGATCGGCGTGGGCCAGTGCGTGCAGCGCGAGATCGATCCGGCATCCGCACGCAATCCAGTCGACCTAATCCGCGAAGCGGCGCTGGCGGCCGCCGCCGACAGCGGCGTCGGCGCTTCGCTGTTCGACAAGCTCTCGCTGGTCGCAAGCGTCGATACCTTCGCGTGGCAGCCCGCCAATGCCTCGCGCCTGATCGCCGAGTCGGTCGGTGCGCATCCATCACGCGAGATCGTCTCGACGGTCGGCGGCAACACTCCGCAGGCGTACGTCAACTACCTGTCGTGCGAGATCGCCGCCGGGCGCGCAGGCCTGAGCATGATCGCCGGTGCCAATGTAGTCGCCAGCCTCATGAAAGCGCGCGCTGCCGGCGTGCGTCTGGACTGGCCAAAGGGCGGGGAAGGGGAGCCGGAGAAGTTCGGAGAGGAAACCGTCGGTAGCAACGATCTCGAGAACGCGCACGGGCTGTATCTGCCCGTCAACACCTATCCGCTGTTCGAGAACGCGCTGCGTGCGCGGCGCGGGCTCGGCATCGCCGAGCACAACCTCCGCATCGGCGAGATGTTCGCGCGCTTCAGTGAAGTGGCGTCGAAGAATCCGTACGCATGGTTTCCGACGGCGCGATCGGCGCAGGAGATCGCCACCGCCAGCGAAGCCAACCGCATCGTCGCGTTCCCGTACACGAAGTACATGAACGCCGTGATGGCCGTCGATCAGGCCGCGGTGCTGCTGCTGGCCAGCACCGAGCAGGCGCGGGAGCTAGGCGTTCCCGAGGAGAAGTGGGTGCACTTCTGGGGCGGCGGCGAGGCCAGCGAGGATCCTTGGTTCGTCAGCGAGCGCCCCCGGCTCGATGCATGTCCCGCGATGGCGTTTGCCGCGCGCCAAGCCATGGCCAGCGCGGGCGTATCGTCCGAGGATCTGGACGCGTTTGATCTCTACAGCTGCTTTCCGGTCGCCGTCGAGCTGGCCTGCGAGGCGCTCGGCATTTCCGAAATCGATCCGCGCGGCCTGACCGTCACCGGCGGCCTGCCGTACTTTGGCGGGCCGGGCAACAACTACTCCACGCACGCCATCGCCTCGATGGTCCAGCGGCTGCGCGAGAAGCCCGGCAGCAAGGGGCTGGTCACCGCCAACGGCTGGTACCTGACCAAACACGCCGCGGGCGTCTACGCCAGTGCCCCCAGGCCCGCCGCCGACAAGGCCCTCGACATCGCTGCGACCGAGGCGCGCCATCCCGAAGGTCCACTGCCGCTGGCTGCCGAACCGAACGGCCGCGGCCGCATCGACAGCTATACCGTGATCTACAGCCGCACCGGCGAGCCCGAGACGGGCGTCATCGTGGGCCGTCTCGACAGCGGCGAGCGCTTTCTCGCCCACACCCCTGGCGACGCTGCGTTGCTCGAGGAGCTGGTGACGCGCGAGGGAGTGGGCCGGCGCGGATCGGTCCAAGCGGGCCAGCCCGTCAACCTGTTCACGCCCGAATAG